In Polyangia bacterium, one genomic interval encodes:
- a CDS encoding sigma-54 dependent transcriptional regulator, translating to MARILIVDDNETMREGLAATVRRMGHEATVAASGADGLAQFRRRGADFVITDLKMEGTGGIEVVKGVREQDPTCPVMVVTAFGTVETAVEVMRLGAFDFLQKPFAPEVVRLKVERALELGKERHARERAEAESAALRADAAAPYGFAEIVGETPAIRAVFQVIEKVGPTDASVYIHGESGTGKELVARAIHNRSRRAEGPFVKVNCGALTETLLESELFGHEKGSFTGAIKRKLGRFELADKGTLFLDEIGDVTPGLQLKLLRVLQEREFERVGGEETIRVDVRVISATHRDIKAEVAAGRFREDLFYRLHVVPCPVPPLRERKEDIPRLVAHFIDKLGKRTNPGVTGIDDAALARLCLYNWPGNVRELENVIEQALVFAEGSKINVASLPGQLRGGSVEGTLAVPSGEMTLPEILEDLERQLIQKAYDKSGGVKTETARLLGIKTSALYYKLEKYGIGVIESRSDRHAAGAAEAADALLDDGPATGGSGARGGDDDDPTV from the coding sequence ATGGCGCGGATTTTAATCGTCGACGACAACGAGACCATGCGCGAAGGTCTGGCCGCCACCGTGCGCCGCATGGGCCACGAAGCGACCGTGGCCGCCTCGGGCGCCGATGGATTGGCCCAGTTTCGCCGCCGCGGCGCCGATTTCGTCATCACCGACCTGAAGATGGAAGGCACCGGCGGCATCGAGGTGGTCAAGGGCGTGCGCGAGCAGGACCCGACCTGCCCGGTGATGGTGGTGACCGCCTTCGGCACGGTGGAGACCGCGGTCGAGGTGATGCGTCTGGGCGCTTTTGATTTTCTGCAGAAGCCGTTCGCCCCCGAGGTGGTGCGCCTCAAGGTCGAACGCGCCCTGGAGCTGGGCAAGGAACGCCACGCCCGCGAGCGGGCGGAGGCCGAATCGGCGGCCTTGCGCGCCGACGCCGCCGCGCCTTACGGTTTCGCCGAGATCGTCGGCGAGACACCCGCCATCCGCGCGGTCTTCCAGGTGATCGAGAAGGTCGGTCCGACGGACGCCTCGGTCTACATCCACGGCGAATCGGGCACCGGCAAGGAGCTGGTGGCGCGCGCCATTCACAACCGGTCGCGCCGCGCCGAGGGGCCGTTCGTCAAGGTGAACTGCGGCGCGCTGACCGAGACGCTGCTGGAGTCGGAGCTGTTCGGTCACGAGAAGGGCTCCTTCACCGGCGCCATCAAGCGCAAGCTGGGCCGGTTCGAGCTGGCCGACAAGGGCACCCTGTTTCTCGACGAGATCGGCGACGTCACCCCCGGCCTGCAGTTAAAGCTGCTGCGCGTGCTGCAAGAACGCGAGTTCGAACGGGTGGGCGGCGAAGAGACCATTCGCGTCGACGTGCGGGTCATCTCGGCCACCCACCGCGACATCAAGGCCGAGGTGGCGGCCGGGCGTTTTCGCGAAGATCTTTTCTATCGCCTGCACGTGGTGCCTTGCCCGGTGCCGCCGCTGCGCGAGCGCAAAGAAGACATCCCGCGGCTGGTGGCGCACTTCATCGACAAGCTGGGCAAGCGCACCAACCCCGGCGTGACGGGAATCGACGACGCCGCGCTGGCCCGCCTGTGTCTTTACAACTGGCCCGGCAACGTGCGGGAGCTTGAGAACGTCATCGAGCAGGCGCTGGTCTTCGCCGAGGGCAGCAAGATCAACGTCGCGTCCCTGCCCGGCCAGCTGCGCGGCGGCAGCGTCGAAGGCACACTGGCCGTGCCCAGCGGCGAGATGACGTTGCCGGAGATTCTGGAAGATCTCGAACGCCAGCTGATCCAGAAGGCGTACGACAAATCAGGCGGCGTGAAGACCGAGACCGCGCGCCTGCTGGGCATCAAGACCAGCGCGCTTTACTACAAGCTCGAAAAATACGGCATCGGCGTGATCGAGAGCCGCAGCGATCGGCACGCCGCCGGCGCGGCCGAGGCGGCGGACGCCTTGCTGGACGACGGACCGGCGACGGGCGGCAGCGGTGCGCGCGGCGGAGACGACGACGATCCGACGGTCTGA
- a CDS encoding alanine--glyoxylate aminotransferase family protein, with protein sequence MTNAPTWPSERILLGPGPSGVPARVLAALASPTLGHLDPEYLAIMDETRALLQQVFATQNRLTLAVSGTGSAGMEACVANLIEPDDEAIICVAGAFGARMADMAERHGAVVRLLNTAWGSTVDPAAVEAMLKAHPRSKVVGIVHAETSTGAHQPLEEISRLVHEAGALLIVDAVTSLGGHELRVDDWRIDACYSGTQKCLSCPPGLAPVTFSAAALEAMDRRQTKVRSWYLDMSLIRHYWSADRAYHHTAPVNMTYALREALRCVLEEGLPVRIARHRQNHLALRAGLEAMGLHFVPERSLATLNAVHIPAGIDDGHVRGRLLGDFGIEIGGGLGPFKGKAWRIGLMGASSSRRNVTLLLAALETILSADGLALVRGAALEAAAQVYQAT encoded by the coding sequence ATGACCAACGCCCCCACCTGGCCCTCCGAGCGCATCCTTCTTGGACCTGGGCCGAGCGGCGTGCCGGCGCGCGTGCTGGCGGCGCTGGCCAGCCCGACGCTGGGTCACCTTGATCCCGAGTACCTGGCCATCATGGACGAGACGCGCGCGCTGTTGCAGCAGGTGTTCGCCACGCAGAATCGCCTGACACTGGCGGTGTCAGGCACCGGCAGCGCCGGCATGGAAGCCTGCGTGGCCAACCTGATCGAGCCCGACGACGAAGCGATCATCTGCGTGGCCGGCGCGTTCGGCGCGCGCATGGCCGACATGGCGGAACGCCACGGCGCCGTCGTGCGCCTGCTGAACACTGCCTGGGGTTCCACCGTCGATCCCGCGGCGGTCGAGGCCATGTTGAAAGCGCACCCGCGCAGCAAGGTGGTGGGGATCGTCCACGCCGAAACGTCGACCGGGGCGCACCAGCCGCTGGAAGAAATCTCGCGCCTGGTGCACGAAGCGGGCGCGTTGCTGATCGTTGACGCCGTCACCTCGCTGGGCGGTCACGAGCTGCGCGTCGACGACTGGCGCATCGACGCCTGCTACAGCGGCACGCAAAAATGCTTGTCGTGTCCACCGGGCCTGGCGCCGGTGACGTTCAGCGCCGCCGCGCTGGAGGCGATGGATCGCCGCCAGACCAAGGTGCGCAGCTGGTACCTGGACATGTCGCTGATTCGCCATTACTGGAGCGCCGATCGCGCTTACCACCACACCGCGCCCGTCAACATGACGTATGCCCTGCGCGAAGCGCTCCGCTGCGTGCTGGAAGAAGGCCTCCCGGTGCGCATCGCCCGCCATCGCCAGAACCACCTGGCGTTGCGCGCCGGCCTGGAGGCGATGGGCCTGCACTTTGTTCCTGAACGGAGCCTGGCCACTCTGAACGCCGTGCACATTCCCGCTGGCATCGACGACGGGCACGTGCGCGGCCGCTTGCTGGGCGATTTCGGAATCGAGATCGGCGGCGGCCTCGGTCCATTCAAGGGAAAGGCCTGGCGCATTGGCCTGATGGGCGCGTCCAGCTCGCGCCGCAATGTGACGCTGCTGCTGGCGGCGCTGGAGACGATCCTCTCGGCGGACGGCCTGGCGCTGGTTCGCGGCGCCGCTTTGGAAGCGGCGGCGCAGGTTTACCAGGCGACCTGA
- a CDS encoding PKD domain-containing protein, producing MLLGWLPGAALAAGGCGDNRAGAASAVDSGAPADAAPVLRADPGLARYALVGGDVVLDGSASAGARRYQWYFGDGRGWAGPRPTAVDHVSYDQPGRYEAVLTVFDDAGHRSAAAVIISVTYPVIDVGAPSATLAAIPDGSGEVAVVAADADQLVVIGRDAADQFSVVRRVATCRHPRTVAAWQGFLVTGCEDADRIGFYPLAGGAAVELPLAYGAAPFGVAAFGASAFVTLQGMGSVVEVRLDAGGAPAVFATTDAVADPRAVAPLGDGRLAVARWRSPDYHAEIAFLDPVAGTRAFVTLALDRRQASADGVGGIPSYLDQFVVSPTGRQAVVPSLVANFSQGSFLDGRALTFDSTVRAALSVVDLTRDEEDPELRVEFAHAGRAGAAAFSAHGDYAFVALPGDRAVVRFDLLTGAPDGLFVDAGFAPDGALVVADDRFLLVNAPLSRELVVYDLSAPIGDSTPPVSRVPLLIDEPLDAAILRGAQLFNDAADPRLAGGGYLACADCHLDGDSDQRVWDFSDRGEGLRNTISLLGRAGTGDGPLNWDATFDEAQDEEQLIRHDFGGSGLMSDADFAVGTRAQGLGDGKTGVSADLDALAAYVTSLRGEPRSPFRNPDGTLTDAAARGKALLESPVLGCLTCHAGPRLTDSQLTAPGVPLLHDVGTLSADSGQRLGAPLSGLDTPTLHGLWQSAPYLHDGSAATLQAVLRDRNPNDRHGVTSALTDAELGDLIAYLQSLDGRTD from the coding sequence TTGCTGCTGGGCTGGCTGCCGGGCGCGGCGCTCGCCGCCGGCGGCTGTGGCGACAACCGCGCGGGCGCGGCCAGTGCGGTCGACAGCGGCGCGCCCGCCGACGCGGCGCCGGTCTTGCGCGCCGATCCCGGCCTGGCCCGCTATGCCCTGGTGGGCGGCGACGTGGTGCTGGACGGATCGGCGTCGGCGGGCGCCCGGCGCTATCAGTGGTATTTCGGCGATGGGCGCGGATGGGCCGGCCCGCGTCCCACCGCGGTCGATCACGTCAGTTACGATCAACCGGGACGTTATGAAGCGGTGCTGACGGTGTTCGATGACGCCGGTCATCGGAGCGCCGCCGCGGTGATCATCAGCGTCACGTACCCGGTCATCGACGTCGGCGCGCCCAGCGCCACGCTGGCGGCCATCCCCGACGGCAGCGGTGAGGTGGCGGTGGTGGCCGCCGACGCCGATCAGCTGGTGGTGATCGGGCGCGACGCGGCCGATCAGTTCTCCGTCGTCCGGCGCGTGGCGACCTGCCGCCACCCGCGCACCGTCGCCGCCTGGCAAGGCTTTCTGGTCACCGGTTGCGAGGATGCCGATCGGATCGGTTTCTATCCGCTGGCCGGCGGCGCGGCGGTCGAGCTTCCGCTGGCCTACGGCGCGGCGCCGTTCGGGGTGGCCGCGTTCGGGGCGTCGGCGTTCGTGACGCTGCAAGGAATGGGATCGGTCGTGGAGGTGCGGCTGGACGCGGGCGGCGCGCCGGCCGTCTTCGCCACCACCGACGCCGTCGCCGATCCGCGCGCGGTGGCGCCGCTCGGCGACGGGCGGCTGGCGGTGGCGCGCTGGCGCTCGCCGGATTACCACGCCGAGATCGCCTTTCTCGATCCGGTCGCCGGCACGCGCGCGTTCGTCACGCTGGCGCTGGATCGTCGGCAAGCCTCCGCCGACGGTGTGGGCGGGATCCCCAGCTATCTGGATCAGTTCGTGGTCTCACCGACCGGGCGTCAGGCGGTGGTGCCGTCGCTGGTGGCGAATTTTTCCCAGGGGAGTTTTCTGGACGGGCGCGCGCTGACCTTCGACAGCACCGTGCGGGCGGCGCTGTCGGTGGTCGACCTGACCAGGGACGAAGAAGATCCAGAGCTGCGCGTCGAGTTCGCTCACGCCGGGCGGGCCGGGGCGGCGGCCTTCTCGGCGCACGGCGATTATGCGTTCGTGGCCCTGCCCGGCGATCGGGCGGTGGTCCGGTTCGATCTTTTGACCGGCGCGCCTGACGGATTGTTCGTCGACGCCGGGTTCGCGCCCGACGGCGCGCTGGTGGTGGCGGACGATCGGTTCCTGCTGGTCAACGCGCCGCTGTCGCGCGAGCTGGTTGTGTACGACCTTTCCGCGCCCATCGGCGACAGCACGCCGCCGGTATCGCGGGTGCCGTTGCTGATCGACGAACCGCTGGATGCGGCGATCTTGCGCGGGGCGCAGCTGTTCAACGACGCGGCCGATCCGCGCCTGGCTGGCGGCGGCTATCTGGCCTGCGCCGACTGTCACCTGGACGGCGATTCCGATCAGCGGGTGTGGGATTTTTCCGATCGCGGCGAAGGTCTGCGCAACACCATCTCGCTGCTTGGGCGCGCCGGCACCGGCGACGGCCCGCTGAACTGGGACGCCACCTTCGACGAGGCGCAAGACGAAGAACAATTGATCCGTCACGACTTCGGCGGCAGCGGATTGATGTCCGACGCTGACTTTGCCGTCGGCACGCGCGCGCAAGGTCTGGGCGACGGTAAAACCGGGGTCAGCGCCGATCTGGACGCGCTGGCGGCGTACGTGACCTCGCTGCGAGGCGAGCCGCGCAGCCCGTTTCGAAATCCCGACGGCACGCTGACCGACGCGGCGGCGCGCGGGAAGGCGTTGCTGGAATCGCCGGTGCTGGGGTGCTTGACCTGCCACGCCGGGCCGCGCCTGACCGACAGTCAGCTGACGGCGCCCGGCGTGCCCTTGCTGCACGACGTGGGAACGCTGAGCGCGGATTCGGGTCAGCGGCTGGGCGCGCCGCTGAGCGGCCTGGACACGCCGACGCTGCACGGTCTGTGGCAATCAGCGCCGTATCTGCACGACGGTTCGGCGGCGACATTGCAGGCGGTGCTGCGCGATCGCAACCCGAATGATCGCCACGGCGTCACCAGCGCCCTGACCGACGCCGAGCTTGGCGATCTGATCGCCTACCTGCAATCGCTGGACGGACGCACCGACTGA
- the hisC gene encoding histidinol-phosphate transaminase, giving the protein MTANADRRARLADHALSLIRREIRAMPGYTPGEQQPGAIKLNTNECAYPPSPRVMETLGRIADNSLRLYPDPVSRHLREAAAARYDVSPDQVLAGNGSDDCLTILYRAFLAPGDRVICPWPTYGLYDTLATLQGAAITTTAFAVSEDERRWLLPAALAVDPAKLILIANPNNPSATLIPVDELRRLADQTTGIVVVDEAYVDFADSPASILPFLDQHPNVIVLRTFSKSFSLAGARLGLLFAAPALIAQLMKVKDSYNVNVLTQALGAVALEDRAYHDEVVRKTLAERARLESALGGLGLRWPESQANFLLCDVGDEAEAVYRALKREGILVRWWDSPELSTRLRITVGKPEENDRLIAALSSLLGAAVS; this is encoded by the coding sequence ATGACCGCAAACGCCGACCGCCGCGCCCGCCTCGCCGATCACGCGCTGTCGCTGATCCGCCGCGAGATCCGCGCCATGCCCGGGTACACGCCCGGCGAGCAGCAGCCTGGCGCCATCAAGCTCAACACCAACGAGTGCGCGTACCCGCCGTCGCCGCGGGTGATGGAGACCCTGGGCCGCATCGCCGACAATTCGCTGCGCCTTTACCCCGATCCAGTCAGCCGCCACCTGCGCGAGGCCGCGGCCGCGCGTTACGACGTGTCGCCCGATCAGGTGCTGGCCGGCAACGGCTCGGACGATTGCCTGACCATCTTGTATCGGGCCTTTCTGGCGCCCGGCGATCGGGTGATCTGCCCGTGGCCGACCTATGGCCTTTACGACACGCTGGCCACCCTGCAGGGCGCGGCCATCACCACCACGGCGTTCGCCGTCAGCGAGGACGAACGACGCTGGTTGTTGCCGGCGGCGCTGGCCGTTGATCCCGCCAAGTTGATCTTGATCGCCAACCCGAACAATCCCTCGGCCACGTTGATCCCCGTCGATGAACTGCGGCGCCTGGCCGATCAAACCACCGGCATCGTCGTGGTCGACGAGGCGTACGTGGACTTCGCCGATTCGCCGGCCAGCATCTTGCCGTTTCTGGACCAGCACCCGAACGTGATCGTGCTGCGCACGTTCTCGAAAAGCTTCAGTTTGGCGGGCGCGCGCCTGGGGCTTTTGTTCGCCGCGCCGGCGCTGATCGCCCAGTTGATGAAGGTGAAGGACAGTTACAACGTCAACGTGCTGACCCAGGCGCTGGGCGCGGTGGCGCTGGAGGATCGCGCCTATCACGACGAGGTGGTGCGCAAGACGCTGGCGGAACGCGCGCGCCTGGAAAGTGCGTTGGGCGGTCTCGGCCTGCGCTGGCCCGAATCGCAGGCCAATTTTCTGCTGTGCGACGTGGGCGACGAAGCCGAGGCGGTTTACCGCGCGCTGAAACGCGAGGGCATCCTGGTGCGCTGGTGGGACTCGCCCGAGCTGTCCACCCGCCTGCGCATCACCGTCGGCAAACCCGAAGAAAACGATCGCCTGATCGCCGCGCTGTCGTCGCTGCTGGGAGCGGCCGTTTCGTAG
- a CDS encoding transglycosylase SLT domain-containing protein, giving the protein MSGAANKGLQNDDWALFLAGESQFYEGDFSGARGRFEKVSAVHGASGGRPAQMAPWRVADCWWAEGEHARAAAAYAKLVAHAGTWQDPALARFRIAEITATKNSAEARRQWAAVARDFPAHPLADEALRRSLVPAATTTTPPVTSSPPAVPPQERLKRAETLSRDRHWNEALDELALLPAELPPPLAVERDFQIGETKFHMRRDYPKAAELLLAVAPKLTGDKAAEAAFHGARALSRVDRDDEAIAGYRQVITTYPRSRFAAEAQYLSGWLDYNRGRFRESLPALQATLDHFGSSPFADDAAWCLAFAHYLLGDNAAALAGLSRYASIPSKDMPPEDRAARVSYWRARIAEKSGRIDEALVVYRQLSRRPFSFYGLLARARLKAAGEPAAPELPSPPAAAVATRAGTSVAELGRARELLDAKMDVESGWEAERREKDVLQHFPGGAGLSTMLDAYRRGHNFHRAYQLAEAHGSDALGALPQGSARAVWEAAYPRAFAELVEKFGPGAGNPDLFLYAIMRKESGFAPEDVSYADARGLLQMIPPTSTRVAAAAGEPFFPDQLFEPATNVRLGAVYIGALFRKFGQQVPLAAGAYNAGPRAMTRWCDQHAGHPTDEFVELIAFAQTREYVKRVSAIYARYRFLYGPTPFELPLTLDLHYRADGPDY; this is encoded by the coding sequence TTGAGTGGTGCTGCAAACAAAGGTTTGCAGAACGATGACTGGGCGCTGTTCCTGGCGGGCGAGAGCCAGTTTTACGAAGGCGACTTTTCCGGCGCGCGCGGGCGCTTTGAAAAAGTATCCGCCGTGCACGGCGCCAGCGGCGGCCGTCCGGCGCAGATGGCGCCCTGGCGCGTGGCGGACTGTTGGTGGGCGGAGGGCGAGCACGCGCGCGCGGCGGCGGCCTATGCCAAGCTGGTGGCGCACGCGGGAACCTGGCAGGACCCGGCGCTGGCGCGGTTTCGCATCGCCGAGATCACGGCGACCAAAAATTCCGCCGAGGCGCGCCGACAGTGGGCGGCGGTGGCGCGCGATTTTCCTGCCCACCCGCTGGCCGACGAGGCGCTGCGCCGATCGCTTGTGCCGGCGGCGACCACGACCACACCGCCCGTGACGTCGTCGCCGCCGGCGGTGCCGCCGCAGGAGCGCCTCAAACGCGCCGAGACGCTGAGCCGCGATCGCCACTGGAACGAAGCGCTGGATGAACTGGCGTTGCTGCCGGCCGAGCTGCCGCCGCCGTTGGCCGTCGAGCGCGACTTTCAGATCGGCGAGACCAAATTCCACATGCGCCGCGATTATCCGAAGGCGGCCGAGCTGCTGCTGGCGGTGGCGCCGAAGCTGACCGGTGACAAGGCGGCGGAGGCGGCGTTTCACGGGGCGCGCGCCTTGTCGCGCGTGGATCGCGACGACGAGGCCATCGCCGGCTATCGCCAGGTGATCACCACCTATCCCCGCTCGCGCTTTGCGGCCGAGGCGCAGTATCTGTCGGGTTGGCTGGACTACAACCGCGGCCGTTTTCGCGAAAGCTTGCCGGCGCTGCAGGCCACGCTGGATCATTTCGGCAGCAGCCCTTTCGCCGACGACGCCGCCTGGTGCCTGGCTTTCGCGCACTATTTGTTGGGCGACAACGCGGCGGCCCTGGCTGGCCTCTCGCGCTACGCCAGCATTCCCAGCAAGGATATGCCGCCCGAGGATCGCGCCGCGCGGGTCAGTTACTGGCGGGCGCGCATCGCCGAAAAATCTGGTCGCATCGACGAGGCGCTGGTCGTGTATCGCCAGCTTTCGCGGCGGCCGTTTTCTTTTTACGGCCTCTTGGCGCGCGCGCGCCTGAAAGCGGCCGGCGAACCCGCGGCGCCCGAGTTGCCGTCGCCGCCCGCCGCGGCCGTTGCCACGCGCGCCGGCACATCCGTAGCAGAGCTCGGGCGCGCGCGCGAACTTCTGGACGCCAAAATGGACGTTGAATCAGGGTGGGAGGCGGAGCGGCGCGAAAAAGACGTCTTGCAACACTTCCCCGGCGGCGCCGGCTTGTCGACCATGCTGGACGCCTATCGCCGCGGTCACAATTTTCACCGCGCCTATCAACTGGCGGAAGCCCACGGCAGCGACGCGCTGGGTGCGCTGCCGCAGGGGTCGGCGCGCGCGGTCTGGGAGGCGGCGTACCCGCGCGCCTTCGCCGAGCTGGTGGAAAAATTCGGCCCCGGGGCCGGCAATCCGGATCTGTTCTTGTACGCGATCATGCGCAAAGAATCGGGCTTCGCCCCCGAAGACGTCTCGTACGCCGACGCGCGCGGGCTCTTGCAGATGATCCCACCGACCAGCACGCGGGTGGCCGCCGCCGCCGGCGAGCCGTTTTTTCCCGACCAGCTTTTCGAACCGGCCACCAACGTGCGGCTGGGCGCCGTGTACATCGGCGCGCTGTTTCGCAAGTTCGGCCAGCAGGTGCCGCTGGCCGCCGGCGCCTACAACGCCGGCCCGCGCGCCATGACCCGCTGGTGCGATCAACACGCCGGCCACCCCACCGATGAATTCGTCGAGCTGATCGCCTTCGCCCAGACCCGCGAGTACGTCAAACGAGTCAGCGCCATCTACGCCCGCTATCGGTTCCTGTACGGACCGACGCCGTTCGAGCTGCCGCTGACCCTGGACCTGCATTACCGCGCCGACGGTCCCGACTATTAG
- a CDS encoding FKBP-type peptidyl-prolyl cis-trans isomerase, translating into MKGTSAACARRWLVSVALGASACQRRAPAPAAVERAALAATPVASAIVPAAPADAGIDRRRPAPPDVAGPPADASATPSGLRTKVLQPGGGTHHPGQSDFVEVAYSGWRRNGLFFEGTGDGERVRFDRDEIIPGLNEGIGLMVAGEKRRFWIPLALAYAARPHHVNAPHEDMTFDVELLRIIPPPSVPADVAAPPKAASRTKSDLRYQYLHRGSGTTHPTSESWIQIRQSIWTPKGKLFYTSLRVSDVMRTPVGDLCPGVQEMIVRLVEGDRVRLWLPGKLAFGEPQPGQEPQPFSAPLGPVVIDLELVKIGD; encoded by the coding sequence ATGAAGGGCACTAGCGCCGCCTGCGCGCGCCGGTGGTTGGTCTCCGTCGCGCTGGGCGCGTCGGCCTGCCAGCGCCGCGCGCCGGCACCGGCCGCGGTTGAGCGCGCGGCGCTGGCCGCCACGCCTGTCGCCTCGGCGATTGTTCCCGCCGCGCCCGCCGACGCAGGGATCGATCGCCGTCGACCCGCGCCGCCCGACGTGGCCGGCCCACCGGCCGACGCCAGCGCCACACCGAGCGGCCTGCGCACGAAAGTCTTGCAGCCCGGTGGCGGCACGCACCACCCCGGCCAGTCCGACTTTGTCGAGGTGGCCTACAGCGGCTGGCGCCGCAACGGCCTTTTCTTCGAAGGCACCGGCGATGGCGAGCGCGTGCGCTTTGATCGCGACGAGATCATCCCCGGCTTGAACGAAGGCATCGGCCTGATGGTCGCAGGTGAAAAGCGCCGCTTCTGGATCCCGCTGGCCTTGGCTTATGCCGCCCGTCCCCACCACGTGAACGCCCCGCACGAGGACATGACCTTCGACGTCGAACTTTTGCGAATCATCCCGCCGCCGTCGGTCCCGGCAGATGTGGCCGCGCCGCCCAAGGCGGCCAGCAGAACCAAGTCAGACTTGCGGTACCAATATCTTCACCGCGGCAGCGGCACCACCCACCCGACGTCCGAATCGTGGATCCAGATCCGCCAGTCGATCTGGACGCCGAAGGGAAAACTGTTTTACACCTCGCTGCGCGTGTCCGACGTGATGCGCACGCCGGTTGGCGACCTTTGTCCCGGCGTCCAAGAAATGATCGTGCGCCTGGTCGAGGGCGATCGCGTGCGCCTGTGGCTGCCCGGCAAACTGGCGTTCGGCGAGCCGCAGCCCGGGCAAGAGCCGCAGCCGTTCAGCGCGCCGCTCGGCCCAGTGGTCATCGATCTCGAGCTGGTCAAGATCGGCGACTAG
- a CDS encoding PQQ-dependent sugar dehydrogenase, which translates to MLLGALVAWAAEPFVDFRGEAPGTVHHVRVADLPAPNATASADNSPRIISRPKDAWPQAPAGFRVQLFARGLANPRLIRTAPNGDIFVADSKSGTLEVFRGVKSDGRAAHTETFATGLRKPFGLAFYPPTGEPQWLYVGNTDGVVRFAYRSGDLRARSPALAVAPLPGGGLLRGGGHWTRDLAFSLDGKTLFASVGSRSNNDDTDGNAGEKDRADILAFNPDGTGRRMYASGIRNAVGIAVHPRSGELWASVNERDELGDNLVPDYITHLKEGGFYGWPWFYLGAHPDPALKGKHPELQATVIVPDVLLQPHAASLQMTFYEGKQFPEAYRGDIFAANHGSWNRSVRTGYVVVRVPLHQTNAASGEYEDFLTGFVTRGGDVWGRPVGVTVAADGALLVTDDAGNCIWRVVYEGH; encoded by the coding sequence ATGTTGCTGGGCGCGCTGGTCGCATGGGCTGCGGAGCCCTTCGTCGACTTTCGGGGCGAAGCGCCCGGCACGGTCCACCACGTGCGCGTGGCCGATCTGCCGGCGCCCAACGCCACGGCGTCGGCGGACAACAGCCCGCGCATCATCTCGCGACCGAAAGACGCCTGGCCGCAAGCGCCGGCCGGCTTTCGGGTGCAGCTTTTCGCCCGCGGTCTGGCCAACCCGCGCTTGATCCGCACCGCGCCCAACGGCGACATCTTCGTCGCCGACAGCAAGAGCGGCACGCTGGAAGTTTTTCGCGGCGTCAAGAGCGACGGCCGGGCGGCGCACACCGAGACCTTCGCCACCGGCCTGCGCAAGCCGTTCGGCCTGGCGTTCTATCCACCCACCGGCGAGCCGCAATGGCTTTACGTCGGCAACACCGACGGCGTGGTGCGCTTCGCTTACCGCAGCGGCGATCTGCGGGCGCGCAGCCCGGCGCTGGCGGTGGCGCCGCTGCCGGGCGGCGGTCTTCTGCGCGGCGGCGGGCACTGGACGCGGGACCTGGCCTTTTCTTTGGACGGCAAGACGCTGTTCGCGTCGGTCGGTTCGCGGTCGAACAACGACGACACCGACGGTAACGCGGGCGAAAAAGATCGCGCCGACATCCTGGCTTTCAACCCCGACGGAACCGGCCGGCGGATGTACGCCTCCGGGATCCGCAACGCGGTCGGCATCGCCGTGCACCCGCGCAGCGGCGAGCTGTGGGCGTCGGTGAACGAACGCGACGAGCTGGGCGACAACCTGGTCCCCGATTACATCACCCACCTCAAAGAAGGCGGCTTTTATGGCTGGCCCTGGTTTTACCTCGGCGCTCACCCCGATCCCGCGCTGAAGGGCAAACACCCCGAGTTGCAAGCGACGGTGATCGTCCCCGACGTGCTGCTGCAGCCGCACGCTGCTTCGTTGCAGATGACGTTCTATGAAGGCAAGCAATTCCCCGAGGCGTACCGCGGCGACATCTTCGCCGCCAATCACGGCTCGTGGAATCGATCGGTGCGCACGGGTTACGTGGTGGTGCGCGTGCCCCTGCACCAAACCAACGCCGCCAGCGGCGAGTACGAGGATTTTCTCACCGGCTTTGTCACCCGCGGCGGCGACGTGTGGGGCCGTCCGGTGGGGGTGACGGTGGCGGCCGACGGCGCGCTGCTGGTGACCGATGACGCGGGCAATTGCATCTGGCGCGTTGTCTATGAAGGGCACTAG
- a CDS encoding septal ring lytic transglycosylase RlpA family protein, which produces MALVPACATGRGDESSSWSHGVQTGKASYYAHALAGHRTASGERYDPSAFTAAHPRLPLGTWIRVTRPGGPSVDVRINDRCGCAGHIVDLSEAAARRLEMLRAGSVPVRLEVLRR; this is translated from the coding sequence GTGGCCCTGGTCCCTGCTTGCGCCACTGGCCGCGGCGACGAATCGTCATCGTGGTCGCACGGCGTGCAGACCGGCAAAGCCAGCTACTACGCTCACGCACTGGCCGGCCACCGGACAGCGTCGGGCGAGCGTTACGATCCAAGCGCCTTCACCGCCGCTCACCCGCGGCTTCCGCTCGGCACCTGGATCCGCGTCACCCGACCGGGCGGCCCGTCAGTCGACGTGCGCATCAACGATCGCTGCGGCTGCGCCGGCCACATCGTCGATCTCTCCGAGGCCGCCGCCCGCCGCCTGGAAATGTTGCGCGCCGGGTCCGTGCCGGTGCGCCTGGAAGTGTTGCGCCGCTGA